GTTGGAAATGTCCAGCCGCTCATCGGCTTCGCGTTGGCTCAGGGTCGTCCAATCATTGACAATGTGGGTTTCCAGGGCATCGGCCCAAGAGCGCAGGATCTGGACCGCCTCCATTTTTTGGGCCGTGGAATAGCTCGTTTCATGGACCATTTCCTCCACAGCAAGGACCAGGGTCTTGAAACACCCGAAAAACATGGCCGCGCTCAGGCCGCGGAACCGATGTCGCCGAGAGGTGGCCAGGATTTTGTCCGCCCAGCCAGAGGTATCGTGGACCAGGGCATAAAAATCCACAGATGGGCCGGCATCTGCCACAGCGGCACATAGCGGATCGAGAAACCATTGGAAGGAGAGGATGCAGTCCTCCCGTTTGGCGGTGGTCGATTCGAGGTAACCGGCCCGGTCCATGTTCGTTTTCCATTTGACCAGAAAATCGTCCACGCGCTGTTGGACGGTCTGGAGGACAGCAAGGGGCATGCGTTCTTCCTTTAGAGGGGTCGACAGAAGGATACAGGGTCCGCCACCATTTCAGGGAGACACCGTTTCTGGGACTGAAATCTCCTCCTTTCAAGGGCGGTCTTCAATACTTCCACCAACCACAAATCCCCGGAGCTGTCCAGCCATGGGGGTGGTTTTGGAGGCAGATCCGCCCATGAGCCGCCTTTTCTTCCAGGCGACAATGTGCTTGGTTGGGGTCTTGATACGCATTTTTCCGTTCCGCAATCCCCGCGTTTTCGAGAGGACCAGTTATGCGCACCCATTTTTCGGATACCGATATTCTGCACCTCCTGCGCCAACCGGAATACACCCATTTGCGAAACCAATTGCACACCGTGCGCTTCCCGGCGGGAAGCATGGTTTCCGACGGCCCACGGGAACCGAATTCAATTTTCGTTGTCGAATCCGGCCGCTTGCGAGTCTACCTCGGCTACGGGGAAAAAGAATTCACCCTTGCGCATCTGCGTCCGGGCGATATCTACAGTACCCACCCCCGAACCTTGATCACCACCCTGGACCCCACAGTGCTGCATTTTATAGCAACCAGCCGCTTTCAGACCTGGCTGCAGGAAACGCCCCAATTGGGGGGTGCCGTATTGCGGGTGCTGGGCGAAATGCTCGGCCAGACATTCACAATTATCGAAGGATTGGCCTTCAAAGACATCACCTGCCGGCTTGCAGAACTCCTCGTCTACGAAGTCCGCCGCAACGGCTCCTTCGATGGAACAGGCTACTGCGTCGAAATGGGGTTGACCATTGAACAAATGGCCTCGATTGTCGGCTCCTCGAGACAGACCGTCTCCACACACCTCAATGAATTGGAGCGCCGAGGGCTCATAGAAAAGCTTGGCCGCGGTGCCTTCCGGGTCCGGGACCCGGAAGCCCTGGCCGCCTGTTGTCCCATTGCCGCTTCGTCAATGGAGAAATAATTCCAGGGACCCTCCACCACGTGCCCCAGCGATGGGTTGACGCAGTGACGTTTCGAGAAACTTCGTACAATTTGTCAGCCAGCTGACAGACACCAATCTCCCAGCACGGCAGAGTCGTTTCCAATGGTCTCAAGACCCGGAGCCCTAAATGCCAAGGAGGCTGTATGAGTAAGGAAAAGCGGAGTATCGAAGAGTTGAGTCTCTGGGAAGACGCGCAACGAATGATCGCCAAAGCCCAGCGAGAAGGAGTGGAAACGGTTTGGGATCGCCTGGAGGAGCAGACCCCGCATTGCACTTTTTGCGAACAAGGGTTGACCTGTCAGAAATGCGTGATGGGGCCTTGCCGTATCAACCCCAAAGACAACGGCAAAAAACAACGGGGGGTCTGTGGCGCAGGTGCGGATCTGACCGTGGCCCGCAATTTCGGCCGCTTCATTGCCGCAGGGGCGGCCTCGCACTCTGACCACGGGCGGGATCTCGTCGAGGTACTCGAAGCTGTGGGGCAGGGAAAGACCACTGATTATGCCGTACGCGACGAAGACAAACTCCGTCGCTTGGCCGATGAAGTCGGCGTAGAGCACGGGGACAAATCAGTCCAGGAGACCGCAGCCGCACTGGCCGAGGTCTTTATGGACGACTACAGTTTTCGCCGCAACGGGGTCAGTTTCGCGGCCCGGGCCCCGGAAAAACGGCGCCGTGTCTGGGAGGAAACCGGAATCACCCCACGCGGCGTGGATCGGGACGTGGTGGAGATGATGCACCGCACCCACATGGGGGTGGACAGCGACGCCACAAGCATTTGCCTGCACTCGGCCCGCGTGGCTTTGACCGACGGCTGGGGCGGCTCCATGATCGCCACCGAACTGTCAGACACCTTGTTCGGCACCCCGCAACCCCGCCAATCCACAGCCAATCTCAGCGTTCTCAAAGAAGACCAGATCAATATTCTGGTCCACGGCCACAGCCCCATTGTTTCTGAAATGCTCTTGACCGCAGTCCAGGACCCGGATCTTCTTCAGGAGGCCCGGGATGCGGGCGCTGCAGGGATTAACCTCGCCGGACTCTGTTGCACGGGCAACGAACTGCTCATGCGTCAGGGCGTGCCCATGGCTGGCAATCACCTCATGACCGAACTCGCGCTCATCACCGGGGCGGTGGAACTCATGGTCGTGGATTATCAATGCATCATGCCCAGTCTGGTGACGATCGCCGGATGTTATCACACCCAATTCGTCTCCACCTCGGAAAAGGCTCATTTTACGGGCGCCACCCATGTCGAATTCACGTACACCAATGCGATAGAGCAAGCCAGAAACGTGGTCCGCATGGCCATTGAGGCCTACCGCAATCGGGATCCGCAGCGGGTGGAGATCCCGGAGGGACCGATGCAGCTGACCACCGGTTTTTCCAACGAGGCCATCCTGGAGGCCCTGGGCGGCACTCCTGACCCGCTTCTCGATGCGCTCAAGAACGGAAGTGTCCGCGGCGTCGTGGGAATCGTCGGTTGCAACAATCCCAAACTCAAGCACGACCATTGCCACGTCAATCTGGCCCGGGAGCTGATCAAGAAAGATGTCCTGGTTTTGGCCACCGGCTGCGCCACTGTCGCTTTGGGCAAGGCTGGTCTGCTCATGCCGGATGCCGCCGGAGAAGCCGGCTCCGGGTTGCAGTCCGTCTGCCAATCCCTCGGCATCCCCCCGGTACTGCATGTCGGCAGTTGTGTCGACAACGCCCGCATCCTGCATCTGTGCGGTGTGCTGGCCAACGCCCTTGGCGTGGACATCAGCGATCTGCCTGTGGCCGCCTCGGCCCCGGAATGGTATTCGGAAAAAGCCGCGGCTATCGGCCTCTATGCCGTGGCCAGCGGGATCTACACCCATCTAGGGCTCCCACCGAACATCCAGGGGAGTCAGATGGTTACCGATCTGGCCCTGAACGGACTCAACGATGTGGTCGGTGCCGCGTTTGGTGTTTCTCCAGATCCGTTTGAGGCGGCGGACATGATCGACGCCCGGATACGGGAGAAGCGAAAAGGGCTGGGATTGTCCGAGTGATCGCGGCCTCAGCGTGCATTTCGTGGCGAGGCCCCGCACCAGCTGTGCGGAGCCGACATCCTTCAAAAAAAAAGTTGAATACGGGGGAGACAGCCAATGAAAATCGCGATTGCCGGTAAAGGTGGGGTAGGGAAAACCACGTTCACGGCCTGGCTGGCGGATTACCTGGCCCGCAACGGGGCCAACGTCTGGATGGTGGACGCGGACACCGCCCTGTCCCTGGGGCAGGCGTGTGGACTCGAGCCGCAGGAGTTACCCACCCCCCTGGTGCAGCGCGAAGATCTCGTCCAAGAGCGCATTGGCTCCGGCATGCTGGCCCTCAATCCGGACGTGGCCGATCTGCCGGACCAGTTGGCCGTGGACGTCCCCCTGGGCGGGGACGCCATTCGCCCGGGGACCAAACGCTTGTTGCTCATGGGTTCCATTGCCGGCGCCGGCGGCGGGTGCGCCTGTCATGCCAACGCGCTTTTAAAAAGTGTTCTGGCTCACCTGATGCTTTCTCCCCATGACTGGGTTCTGGTGGACCTGGAGGCCGGCGTGGAGCATCTTGGCCGGGGCACTGTGGCGGCGGTGGATCACCTGGCGGTGGTCAGCGAACCGAGCCGGCGCAGCCTGGAAGTGGCTGGACAGATTGCGCGTATGGCCATGGACCTCGGCCTGGCGCAGCAGACCCTGGTGCTCAACCGCGCCCCGATGGGCATCCAATTGCCGGACATGGCGAATCTGCCGCAAGCGCGGCTGTCGCTCCCGGTCCTGCCGGGGCTGGTGCAGCAGCAGCTCACCGACGGCAACGTACTCGGTCTGGCGGATCAGGACCGCGTGGACGCGGCTTTGGCCGAATTCGTTCTGGAACTCAGGAACCATTCGGCATGATCCTCTCGGAACGGTTTTCTTTGTGACCAGGCTCCGGCCTCGTCACACCTTTGTGTCCCAGATTGGGCACCTTCCAAGAACCGCTGCGGCCTGCCACCGCGACAAACGGCCATGTCCTGCATCTTCGCGAAGCCGCCCATGCACCTCCCCACAAACAACGCCCTCCCGGGACTTCCTGGGAGGGCGTTGTTTGTAAGGCGCGGCAGTCGCCCCAACGAGGGGCGACTGGACGGCATCAGCGGCGCGCGCTAGCTGCGCACGCCTTTCTCAATCCGAGCACCGATCTCGGTGTCGATGTTTTTCCAGTATTCCAAAGCCTTTTGCAGAACTGGCTCAGAGACCCCTTTCTTCAAGTGTCCGACCACGTTGGACACCAGCCGTTCGCGCTGGGCATCATCCATGACCTCACGCACCAATGTTCCCGGCTGGCCGAAATCGTCATCGTCTTGGCGCAGTGTATAGGCGGCGCGGACAAATTCGCCGTCGGCCGACCAGGTCGCCGATTCGGGGTAGCGCTCAGGGTCGGCCTTGGGCCCGCCCTTGGTATTCGGGGCATAGACAGGGTCTGAGACATTGTCCATGCGCATGGCCCCGCCCTTGCTGTAGCTCTGCACGGGGGCAATGGGGCGGTTGACCGGAATCTGCTTGTAGTTGACCCCGAGCCGGGCGCGGTGGGCGTCGGCGTAGGAGATCAGACGGGCCAGCAACATTTTATCCGGACTCGGCCCGATGCCGGGCACGAGATTATTCGGCTCAAAGGCCGCCTGTTCGATTTCGGTATGGAAATCGTTGGGATTGCGATTCAGGGTCAGCCGTCCGACCTCATGCAGCGGATAGTCGTTGTGGGGCCAGACCTTGGTCAGATCAAAGGGATTGAAGCGGTAGGTCTTGGCGTCCTCAAACGGCATAATCTGCACTTTGAGGGTCCAACTGGGGTTCTCACCACGCTTGATGGCTTCAAAGAGGTCGCGGCGGTGGTAGTCGGGGTCGTCGCCTGCCATGCGATCAGCTTCCTCATCCGTGAGGAAATCGATCCCCTGATCGGTCTTGAAGTGGTATTTGACCCAGAATTTTTCGCCCTTGGCATTGACCCACATATAGGTATGGCTCGTGTAGCCATTCATATGCCGATAGGTCTTGGGCACGCCGCGATCGCTCATGAGGATGGTCACTTGGTGGGCGGATTCCGGCGACTGGGTCCAGAAGTCCCACTGCATGTCGTGGTCGCGCAAGCCGCTGTCGGCCCGGCGTTTCTGGGAGTGGATGAAGTGCTGGAACTTCATGGGGTCGCGGATAAAAAAGACAGGGGTGTTGTTGCCAACCATGTCGTAGTTGCCCTCGGTGGTGTAAAATTTGAGGGCAAAGCCGCGGACGTCCCGCCAGGTGTCCGGGCTCCCGGATTCACCAGCCACTGTGGAAAACCGGGCCAGAACGTCTGTTGTGGTCCCCGGTTGGAACACGGCCGCTTTGGTGTACGCGCTCACATCCTGGGTGACCTCGAACTGACCGAAAGCCCCGGAGCCTTTGGCGTGGGGCTGACGATCAGGAATCATCTCCCGGTTGAAATTGGCCATCTGCTCCATGAGGTAGTGGTCCTGGAGCAGGATTGGCCCGTCAGGACCGACGCTCAGGGAGTGTTCGTCGCTGGAGACCGGTATGCCGGCATCATTGGTTGTGGGTTTGCGCGTGTCGTTGGTCATGAAAGTCCCCCTTGAATTTATAGGGTTACGTAGTGCTCTGAATGCGCAAAGGGCGATTCAGGGCCAGCATTCAGAAAGCGCGCTCACGCGTCCGAACGCTACCGGCCAAGTTGGCCTGGATTTCTAGGATGCAAAATCACAAAAAACCGGGTGCATTTCAAGACAAGATGTGCGCTTTTGCTCAAAGCGGGTTGAGGTTCGGCTCAAACACACGGGCCGCTAGGTCCGGATGTTCAGACCTTCCTGCACTGGGCTGGCACGGAATTGCGCACTTAGTCCACCAATTCCGGAACCCGCGGGAACTGCGTCCATCCCGGAGTCTCGTACTTAGGATAAATTATTATTCTCAAAAACCAAAGTCAACGCTTTTCCGTACACCATTGTCAGGGCGATCGAAACTGAGGCCCTTGGCAGGGGTCGGCAAACAGGTGTAGAACATACAACACACTCCAACCACACTGCACACTGGATCCAAACGTGGAGGAACGCCCATGATCTACACCATCCACCCGTTGGTCGTCGGCAGCAAAGTTTTTGACAAAGGAATGATGACCTACCAGCACGGCTACGGACGGGAGTACACCATCCCCATTTATGCGTGGTATATCCAGGGCGGAGAGCAGAATATCCTCGTGGATACTGGGGAAATGCACCCTATCCAGTCCGCGGCCCGGGAGGAGGCCATCCAGGGCGAAATCTTGACCCTGGAACAGGGTCTGGCCCGCCACAATCTGACCCCGGCGGATATCGATCTGGTCCTGCATACCCACCTGCACACCGATCATTGCGAAAACGACGCCAAATGCAGCCGGGCGACGATCTATTGCCACGAGAAGGAATTGGAAAGGATCCACAACCCCCATCCCCTAGATTTTCGTTATCTTGAGGACTTTATTGAAGAAGTGGAGGAGAATGGCCAGATCCGGACCATCACCGGCGATCAGGAAATCGTGCCCGGCATTCGGGTTATGCACACGCCCGCACACACCGAAGGCGGCCTGAGCGTCTGTATTGCCACCGCCGCCGGGACAGCGATCATCACCGGTTTTTGCGTGATTGAGGAGAACTTTTATCCACCGCCAGAGATCCGGGGCATGGAAATGGAGGTCATTCCGCCGGGCACAGTGGTCAACGCCTACCAGGCGTATGCAGACTTGTGCCGGGTCAAGGAAGAAGCCGATATCCTGATCCCCGTCCACGAACCGAAATTTGCGGATATGCGGCCGATCCCGGAGTAATACCGGTTTGGTAGCGGTCGCCTGTTTGAAAGGATAAGCACCGCTCAGCGCGACTTGGGCGCAGTCCCTTCGGGCCGGGCCAGGAGCATCTGATAGTCATCGATGACCCGGGTGGCGAATCCGGCCTCGCAATACGCAAAATACAGCGCCCAGGTGCGGCGGAACACCGCGTCGTACCCTAAGGCCTCGAGCTTGTCGCTGCAGGCCAGGAAATTGTCCCGCCACAAGTGCAATGTCCTGGCGTAATGCGGGCCAATGGCATCGAGCCAGCGCACGGTGAATCCGCTGGCGTCGCGCATGGCCTCCAGGGTTCGCGCCAAAGAGGGGAGCAGACCACCGGGAAAGATATGCTTGCGAATCCAGTCGCCCTCCCTGAGGTAGGCCTCGTAGCGCTGGTCGTAGATGGCGATGAATTGGAGAAAGACCTGCCCCTCGGGGACCAGCAGCCGATCCAGAGCGGCGAAAAACGCTTTGTGGTAGGCGTGGCCAACGGCCTCGAACATCTCAATGGAAACAATCTTGTCATACCTGTTCTCGATATCCCGGTAATCCATACGATAAAAGGCGACCAGATGGGTGAGGCCCAGATCCCGGGCCGCGTTGCAGGCAAAAGAGTATTGATTGTCGGAGATGGTCACCCCGTCGACCCGGCAGCCGTAGTGGCGGGCAGCGAAAAGGGCGAAGCCGCCCCAGCCGCACCCGATCTCCAAAACCCGGTCACCGGGCTTCAGTTCCAGACGCTCGCACACGCGGCGGTATTTGGCTTCCTGAGCCTCGCTCAAGCTGAAGTCAGGCCTTTCGAACCAGGCGCAGGAATAAGCCATGCTCGGGTCGAGAAAGGTCGCGAACAAGGTGTCGCCCAGATCGTAATGGGCCAGGATGTTGTCTCTGGCGCCGCTGCGGGTATTGCGCCGCCCTCCCAGGCGACGGAGCTTTCCGGCAAACGCCACCAGGCGGTCGGGAAGGTGCAGCGTCTGCGACAAGCGGATCTGCTCGCGATTGAGGATAAAAAACCGGATCACTTCGGTCAGCTCTGACGTTTCCCACCACCCTTCGGTATAGGCCTCCCCGAAGCCGATATCCGCGCTCGCAGCCAGACGGCGATAGAAGCGGTTGTCAGTCACCCGCAGGCAGACGTCGGGACCCTGCTGTGATCCCTCGAAACGTTCCTCGGTCTGATCCGGATGGATCAAATGCAGCCGGCCGAACCGGATATTTCGCAACACCAGGCTCAGGATCCGTCGCATCAGCCGAGCCATGAGGTCCGGTCTGCCACGGGACGCAGTACGAATGGTCATCGGGCTGCTCGGTTCTGGTTTACGGTGCACGGGCAGGCGGCGTCGAAAATAGAGACTGGCTGCCTGGCGCAAAATACGCGGATAGGTCAGCACGCGATGGGGGTGGAGAAGAAAGGCCGCCAAGGGCAGACTGCGCACCGGCCTCCCGCGTGCTTCGGACCACAGCCGGGCCTGAAGGACTCGGCGCTCGTCGCGCTGGAGATCGATACAGATGTCCACACCCCATTCCGGATCACCGATGAGAAAAACGTAGTCGCCCTGCATATCGTTAAACGGAGAGACGTGGAACCTCTTAGGAGCGGAAAAGCGGGCCGGGAAGGGCTGCTCGGCACCGTCACCCAGGACATAAAGGTGTTTTTCGCCAAAGGTGTTGTTGACCTCGACGACCACCGCCAGGCATGAGGCCGGTCGGGCTCCGCCGGTGATGATCCAGAAATTAACGGGATTGAAGATCCGGCCGCAGAAGCGGGCCGAGGTCACCAACCAGACCCGTTGCCAGGCCAGTTCCGGCTCCAGCCCCCCGGCGCTCAGAGCGCGGGCCAGCTTGGTCCGAAGCGACTGGGGCCCGGGGTAGAGATAATCGGATTCCTCAACGGACAAGAGCCGGTGCCGCGCCCGGGAACAACGTTGTGCCTTGCCCGAAGCGCGGTGGCGGGCGAAAAGCACGTTCTCCAGCCGGTCGTGGTCGAGTTCGGCGAGATCAAAAACAAAGACCGGGACTTTGTAGGTAAAAGCGTGGGACGCGGTCGTGCTGCGCTCATGGCGCAACAAGGCGGTATACAGGCGCGAGAAGGTCACAGATCTATCCCGAAATAGTTGCGGGCCACCAGCGCTCCGGAGCGGGCCCCGTCCTCGTGGAAACCGTAGCCGTGATAACTGCCGCAGAAATACGTCTCTCGCCGTCCGGACACGCCGGGCAGCAATTCCTGGGACGCTGTCGATGCCTTGGTGTACACCGGGTGGGCGTATTCGGTTGCATAGGCGATTTTCTCCGCTGCGACGTCCGGAGAAGGGTTGAGGCTGAGCAACCAGGGGGCGTGGGCCGAGAAACGTTGGAGGCGGTTCATCCAATAGGTCACCTGCACCGGCTGCCTGGCGGTTGTTGCAGGCTGGCGCAGGACATTCCAGCAGGCCCAGGCCCGTTTGTAGGGTGGCATATGGGCGGGGTCACAATGCAAGACGGCCCGGTTTCGGGAATATCGCCACTCCCCGAGGGCAGCCTGCTCGGCATCGTCCGCATCTTCCAGCAAAGCCAGGGCCTGATCGGCGTGGACCGCGATGACCACGGCGTCATACCGGGCCTCCCCACCGTCGTACCGGATCAGTGGGGCAGTTCCCGTGTCGCGCTGCACCGAGCGCACCGGTAGCCCCAGCCGGATACGTCCCGGGAACTGGTCGGCAAAGGCCTGAACATAGGTAGTGCTGCCGCCTTTGATATACCGCCATTGTGGCATCTGCGCCGGATCCAGCAGGCCGTGGTTCTCAAAAAACCGGATAAACGAGGCCGCCGGGGCGTCCAGGGCATCGGCTTCGGGGGCGGACCAGATAGCCTGGGTCATGGGGGCCAGATAGTCACGTCGAAGCCGTGGTGAAGCCTGGAGTCGCTCCAGATACTCCGCCAGCGTGAGGTCGTCGAGGACGCCCGCGGCCAAATCGGACCGCGCCCGGCGGTTAAAGCGCAGGATATGGCCCAAAAACCACCAGAAACGGGGATCCAGGAGCTGGCGGGAGCGGGCGAATACGCCGGCCAGGTTTGTTCCGGCGTAGGCCAGGCGGCGCTCGAGATCGCAATAGGAAAAGGACATCTCCGTTGCCGCGCCCTGAATGCCAAGTTCCTGAAGAAAACTGATAAAAAAGGGATAGGTCCGGTCGTTATAGACAATAAAACCAGTGTCCACCGGCATGTCGGCGTCGGCTCCAAATTTTCCGCCGATGCTCACCGTATTGGCGTGGCCGCCGAGGCGGTTCCGGGCTTCAATGAGATCGACCCGGTGGTGCCGGGAAAGGTAATGGGCGGCGACCATGCCGGAGACGCCGCCGCCGATGACCGCGATATGCTGGGGCTTCATTGCGGGGTCCTTTTGGAAAAGAGATACTGGGAAACCAGCCATTCGTCGCCGCCGGCAAACGCGAACAACTCCGAGCAGGCCATGAGAAACAGCCGCCAGCGGACCAACTGCCGTTGCGGCCCCACGGATCCCGCTCCGGGTGCCAGACAGTCCCGGGCCGCCTCAGGAGAGGCGTCCAACAAGGCCAGCCAAGCGTCAAGGGTCCGGGCGTAGTGGCGGCCTGAAACCCGCCAATGGTCTTCAAGGACCAACGCCTGCTGGAGGTGGAGAGCCAAACTGTCCGAGGGCATCATGCCGCCGGTGAAAAAAAGTTCGCCCATCCAGTGCCCAGGCCCGGACCGGAAAAAATAGGCGAGTTCACGGTGGGTGAAGACATGGAGAAACAAGTGTCCCCCGTCTGCAAGCCAGGAAGCGATTCTGGCCAACAAGGCCTGCCAGTTACGCATGTGTTCAAACATTTCTACGGACACGATACGGTCAAAGGGCACGGCCGCCGCCGGAGGTGCGAAATCGTTCATATCCGCGGTCAACGCCTCCACGTTGCTCAATCCCCGCTTGGCCGCCTGCTCGCGGATATGCAGGCCCTGGTCACGGGCATTGGAAACGGCCCAGAAGCGGCTATTGGGAAACCGTTCTGCGGCCCACAGGGTGAACGAGCCCCAACCGCAGCCAAGATCCAGGACCCGCATGCCGTCCTGAAGACCGGCCCGTTCCGCACTCAAGGCGAGCATCCGCTCCTCAGCTGCCTGCAACTCGGTGCGTTCGCGCTCAGCAGCCTGCGGACCGGGAATGCGGCCCAATTCCGGTTCGGACCAGAGACAGGCGCTGTATTTCATCCACGGTCCGAGCATGATTTCGAAAAAACGGGGCGGCACTTCATAGTGTTGCTGGTTGGAGGCCTGGGGAGCCGCAGCAATCGGGCCGGCAGCCATTGAGCGCAGATGCGTGCGCACCAATTCCTGACACGCTTCACTTGACCCGGGATCTTCGCGGCGGAGAACCGCCCGATGCCGGGCCCGAATGGCAGCGCGGATGAGCGAATCCGGTAAACGGCCGGTTTCAGCCAGATAGGTTCCAAGACTCATCGCTTCCGCTCCTTGGGGGGCCTGGGAAAAAAGGGGCTGACACGCTGTTTGTAGGCCGCCAGTTCCGAATGGCGTTCGCCCATTTTCTTTTCGGTCAGGGTCACACCGGAAACTTTAAGCAGCAAGAAAGTGAGTAATAGCGGACTGATGACTGTCCAGGCGCCGCCGGGCACCTGACAGGCAACGACAAAAATCGCCCACCACATGACCGTCTCACCGAAATAGTTCGGATGCCGGGTGTAGCGCCACAATCCTGTGTCCAGAATCCGCCCCTTATTAACCGGATCGGCTTTGAACCGGTAGAGTTGTTCGTCGCCGACGGCCTCCCAGTAGAACCCGAAAGACCACAGCAAAAGCCCAAGCAGATCCAGCCAGGTCAGTTCCGGAGGCGCGCTGGCTGCAATGCCGAGTTGCAGCGGCAACGCGAGAATCCAGACAAGGACCGCCTGGAGGCCGAAAACGGTCACCAGGGATCGGATCCAGAACACTTCGGGACGATCGGCCCGCATGTCGGCATAACGCGGATCTTCCGGTTTGCCCCAATTGCGACGGGTCACATGCGCAGCCAGCCGGACCGCCCAGAGTGAGACCAGCGCGACGAGGAGAATGCCCCGTTCCAGAGTGCCCCCGGTGAGCAGGTACGTCAGCCATGCCACAACGGCGAAACCCGGCCCCCAGAAGCCATCGACCACAGAGACCTTGCCCCGCCAGAGATGGACCAGCCAGGCCACCCCCATGACTGCCAGAACAGCCAACAGATTCAGAAGCATGACGGCGATCAGGCTCATTTGGCTTCTCCTTTGGCCAAAAATGTCGACCAAAGTGGTTTATTGACGCGCGTCAAGGGCATGGGCCTCCAGGTCCTCAAGGGACACATAGCGCAACGCGGCTTCGTTGGTAGCCTCGAGGATCACCGGCGGCGCCACCCCCTTCTCCAGGGCTTCCCTCCAGCGCAGAGCGCACAGACACCACCGGTCTCCGGGGCTGAGACCCGGAAATCCGAAATGCGGCGCCGGGGTCATCAAATCATTGCCCCTGCTCTGAGTGAAGCGCAAAAAGGCCTCGGTCATCTCGGCGCAGACGACATGCGATCCCTGGTCCTGAGGACCGGTTTCGCAACCCCCGGTGCGGAAAAAGCCTGTTTGCGGCCCGAAGCTGCAAGGGCGCAACGGTTTACCGTAAATATTTTTGGCAGCAGTCACAGGACCTCCAGAGGAAAGCTGTCTATCGTAGTAGTATCTAAACACTTTTCTATACGGCCATGTCAAGGCCCAGTTTGGCCGTGTGCTGTGCATCGGGGGGTATTTCCCTGGAGGCAATAGTGTCACCGCAGCGGGGAAGGACTTGCCCAGCGGCACCATTTGCAGTACCTCCCAAAAGCCCGCAACAGGCTATTGCCCGTACAGCACCA
The sequence above is drawn from the Desulfohalobium retbaense DSM 5692 genome and encodes:
- the cooS gene encoding anaerobic carbon-monoxide dehydrogenase catalytic subunit encodes the protein MSKEKRSIEELSLWEDAQRMIAKAQREGVETVWDRLEEQTPHCTFCEQGLTCQKCVMGPCRINPKDNGKKQRGVCGAGADLTVARNFGRFIAAGAASHSDHGRDLVEVLEAVGQGKTTDYAVRDEDKLRRLADEVGVEHGDKSVQETAAALAEVFMDDYSFRRNGVSFAARAPEKRRRVWEETGITPRGVDRDVVEMMHRTHMGVDSDATSICLHSARVALTDGWGGSMIATELSDTLFGTPQPRQSTANLSVLKEDQINILVHGHSPIVSEMLLTAVQDPDLLQEARDAGAAGINLAGLCCTGNELLMRQGVPMAGNHLMTELALITGAVELMVVDYQCIMPSLVTIAGCYHTQFVSTSEKAHFTGATHVEFTYTNAIEQARNVVRMAIEAYRNRDPQRVEIPEGPMQLTTGFSNEAILEALGGTPDPLLDALKNGSVRGVVGIVGCNNPKLKHDHCHVNLARELIKKDVLVLATGCATVALGKAGLLMPDAAGEAGSGLQSVCQSLGIPPVLHVGSCVDNARILHLCGVLANALGVDISDLPVAASAPEWYSEKAAAIGLYAVASGIYTHLGLPPNIQGSQMVTDLALNGLNDVVGAAFGVSPDPFEAADMIDARIREKRKGLGLSE
- a CDS encoding DUF1365 family protein; the protein is MTFSRLYTALLRHERSTTASHAFTYKVPVFVFDLAELDHDRLENVLFARHRASGKAQRCSRARHRLLSVEESDYLYPGPQSLRTKLARALSAGGLEPELAWQRVWLVTSARFCGRIFNPVNFWIITGGARPASCLAVVVEVNNTFGEKHLYVLGDGAEQPFPARFSAPKRFHVSPFNDMQGDYVFLIGDPEWGVDICIDLQRDERRVLQARLWSEARGRPVRSLPLAAFLLHPHRVLTYPRILRQAASLYFRRRLPVHRKPEPSSPMTIRTASRGRPDLMARLMRRILSLVLRNIRFGRLHLIHPDQTEERFEGSQQGPDVCLRVTDNRFYRRLAASADIGFGEAYTEGWWETSELTEVIRFFILNREQIRLSQTLHLPDRLVAFAGKLRRLGGRRNTRSGARDNILAHYDLGDTLFATFLDPSMAYSCAWFERPDFSLSEAQEAKYRRVCERLELKPGDRVLEIGCGWGGFALFAARHYGCRVDGVTISDNQYSFACNAARDLGLTHLVAFYRMDYRDIENRYDKIVSIEMFEAVGHAYHKAFFAALDRLLVPEGQVFLQFIAIYDQRYEAYLREGDWIRKHIFPGGLLPSLARTLEAMRDASGFTVRWLDAIGPHYARTLHLWRDNFLACSDKLEALGYDAVFRRTWALYFAYCEAGFATRVIDDYQMLLARPEGTAPKSR
- a CDS encoding Crp/Fnr family transcriptional regulator — protein: MRTHFSDTDILHLLRQPEYTHLRNQLHTVRFPAGSMVSDGPREPNSIFVVESGRLRVYLGYGEKEFTLAHLRPGDIYSTHPRTLITTLDPTVLHFIATSRFQTWLQETPQLGGAVLRVLGEMLGQTFTIIEGLAFKDITCRLAELLVYEVRRNGSFDGTGYCVEMGLTIEQMASIVGSSRQTVSTHLNELERRGLIEKLGRGAFRVRDPEALAACCPIAASSMEK
- a CDS encoding N-acyl homoserine lactonase family protein, whose amino-acid sequence is MIYTIHPLVVGSKVFDKGMMTYQHGYGREYTIPIYAWYIQGGEQNILVDTGEMHPIQSAAREEAIQGEILTLEQGLARHNLTPADIDLVLHTHLHTDHCENDAKCSRATIYCHEKELERIHNPHPLDFRYLEDFIEEVEENGQIRTITGDQEIVPGIRVMHTPAHTEGGLSVCIATAAGTAIITGFCVIEENFYPPPEIRGMEMEVIPPGTVVNAYQAYADLCRVKEEADILIPVHEPKFADMRPIPE
- a CDS encoding catalase gives rise to the protein MTNDTRKPTTNDAGIPVSSDEHSLSVGPDGPILLQDHYLMEQMANFNREMIPDRQPHAKGSGAFGQFEVTQDVSAYTKAAVFQPGTTTDVLARFSTVAGESGSPDTWRDVRGFALKFYTTEGNYDMVGNNTPVFFIRDPMKFQHFIHSQKRRADSGLRDHDMQWDFWTQSPESAHQVTILMSDRGVPKTYRHMNGYTSHTYMWVNAKGEKFWVKYHFKTDQGIDFLTDEEADRMAGDDPDYHRRDLFEAIKRGENPSWTLKVQIMPFEDAKTYRFNPFDLTKVWPHNDYPLHEVGRLTLNRNPNDFHTEIEQAAFEPNNLVPGIGPSPDKMLLARLISYADAHRARLGVNYKQIPVNRPIAPVQSYSKGGAMRMDNVSDPVYAPNTKGGPKADPERYPESATWSADGEFVRAAYTLRQDDDDFGQPGTLVREVMDDAQRERLVSNVVGHLKKGVSEPVLQKALEYWKNIDTEIGARIEKGVRS
- a CDS encoding AAA family ATPase, which gives rise to MKIAIAGKGGVGKTTFTAWLADYLARNGANVWMVDADTALSLGQACGLEPQELPTPLVQREDLVQERIGSGMLALNPDVADLPDQLAVDVPLGGDAIRPGTKRLLLMGSIAGAGGGCACHANALLKSVLAHLMLSPHDWVLVDLEAGVEHLGRGTVAAVDHLAVVSEPSRRSLEVAGQIARMAMDLGLAQQTLVLNRAPMGIQLPDMANLPQARLSLPVLPGLVQQQLTDGNVLGLADQDRVDAALAEFVLELRNHSA